From one Haloferax marinisediminis genomic stretch:
- a CDS encoding DUF7119 family protein: protein MTNDERRRTRRVPADRREPVGQPVVRGDPAVTGDRAREAVGFDPDDPASVEEAARTVRSFAESSAGDDHVFMLRGAAACAALVRGVGSYKQAAEMAGGDVSVSFIRKWARVHDLPQSVRRHVARGNIAPTAAKHIARVSGDARLHLAWATLDGDLTVREVRRLASEVNNGTPVTEALDDHGVAVGTLDVSLPPELYLELRRRASLNDTEPGTVVAEALDTYFD from the coding sequence ATGACGAACGACGAACGCCGACGCACCCGTCGGGTACCAGCCGACCGCCGAGAACCGGTCGGTCAGCCTGTCGTCCGTGGCGACCCCGCCGTCACTGGTGACCGTGCCCGCGAGGCAGTTGGGTTCGACCCCGACGACCCCGCCAGTGTCGAGGAGGCTGCCCGTACAGTTCGGTCGTTCGCCGAGTCCTCGGCGGGCGACGACCACGTCTTCATGCTCCGCGGCGCTGCCGCATGTGCTGCCCTCGTCCGTGGGGTCGGGTCGTACAAACAGGCCGCAGAGATGGCCGGTGGCGACGTCTCTGTCTCGTTTATCCGCAAGTGGGCCCGCGTCCACGACCTGCCGCAGTCGGTCCGCCGGCACGTCGCTCGCGGAAATATCGCTCCGACAGCGGCCAAACACATCGCTCGCGTCTCTGGAGACGCACGACTCCACCTCGCGTGGGCGACACTGGACGGCGACCTCACGGTTCGAGAGGTTCGTCGCCTCGCGAGCGAGGTCAACAACGGAACGCCAGTGACCGAGGCGCTCGACGACCACGGTGTCGCAGTCGGAACGTTAGACGTGTCGCTGCCGCCCGAACTCTACCTCGAACTTCGTCGGCGCGCGTCGCTGAACGACACCGAACCGGGAACCGTCGTGGCCGAGGCGCTGGACACCTACTTCGACTGA
- a CDS encoding FAD-dependent oxidoreductase, whose amino-acid sequence MSANGTESGALQLPKLQSETPNYNDTYDAIIVGAGLAGTAAALTMAREGLDVLMLERGPAPGTKNVFGGVLYTPTIRELVDIDSAPMERYIAEKRFSMLTSNGDETAVSMRPGAWRDEPHNDSYTVLRRRFDEWFAKQAVEAGATLITETTVTGLIRDGHKIVGVETDRPDGEIRAPVVVLAEGANSLVSEGADLKDRPEREEVAVSVKEVFKLDRETIDDRFHLDGDAGAAYHYFGDGAVGEAVGGGFVYTNKRSVSVGVAYRIEDAAHGQTPEATLNAFESHPAVAPLIRGGRRIEYSAHVIPEGGAKAMPDLVHDGAVVVGDAAGLVLNNGVHLEGTNMAVESGYHAGKAIVAALADDRSDEAALAAYPRDLEDSFVVQNLRHYDWFQRTIADDRQFLFEDLPRALADAETEYFKMDRSSKDEHTDAARDRLLDAAGGWFGAAKRAWRFRRMLS is encoded by the coding sequence ATGAGCGCCAACGGAACAGAGAGCGGCGCCCTGCAACTCCCGAAGCTGCAGTCTGAGACGCCGAACTACAACGACACCTACGACGCGATCATCGTGGGTGCCGGCCTCGCAGGGACTGCCGCAGCGTTGACGATGGCCCGCGAGGGACTCGACGTGCTGATGCTCGAACGTGGCCCCGCACCGGGGACGAAGAACGTCTTCGGTGGGGTGCTCTACACGCCGACCATCCGCGAGTTGGTCGACATCGACAGCGCACCGATGGAGCGCTACATCGCCGAGAAGCGCTTCTCGATGCTCACGTCGAACGGCGACGAGACGGCCGTCTCGATGCGACCCGGCGCGTGGCGCGACGAACCCCACAACGACTCGTACACCGTCCTCAGACGGCGGTTCGACGAGTGGTTCGCGAAACAGGCCGTCGAAGCCGGTGCGACGCTCATCACCGAGACGACGGTGACGGGGCTCATCCGCGACGGCCACAAAATCGTCGGGGTCGAAACCGACCGCCCGGACGGCGAGATTCGTGCACCGGTCGTCGTCCTCGCCGAGGGTGCGAACTCTCTCGTGAGCGAAGGGGCGGACCTCAAAGACCGCCCAGAGCGCGAAGAGGTCGCCGTCTCGGTCAAAGAGGTGTTCAAACTCGACCGCGAGACCATCGACGACCGGTTCCACCTCGACGGTGACGCCGGTGCGGCCTACCACTACTTCGGTGACGGGGCCGTCGGCGAGGCAGTCGGCGGTGGGTTCGTCTACACGAACAAACGCTCTGTCAGCGTCGGTGTCGCCTATCGCATCGAAGACGCCGCTCATGGGCAGACGCCCGAAGCGACGCTCAACGCCTTCGAGTCACACCCGGCGGTTGCCCCGCTCATCCGTGGCGGGCGTCGCATCGAGTACTCCGCGCACGTCATCCCCGAAGGGGGAGCCAAGGCGATGCCGGACCTCGTCCACGATGGGGCCGTCGTCGTCGGCGACGCCGCCGGGTTGGTGTTGAACAACGGTGTCCACCTCGAAGGGACCAACATGGCCGTCGAGAGTGGCTACCACGCCGGCAAGGCGATTGTGGCCGCACTCGCAGACGACCGCAGTGACGAGGCAGCACTCGCCGCCTATCCGCGCGACTTGGAAGACTCGTTCGTCGTCCAGAACCTGCGGCACTACGACTGGTTCCAGCGAACCATCGCAGACGACCGGCAGTTCCTCTTCGAGGACCTCCCGCGAGCGCTGGCCGACGCCGAGACTGAGTACTTCAAGATGGACCGCTCTTCGAAAGACGAACACACTGACGCAGCACGTGACCGCCTCCTCGACGCCGCCGGTGGGTGGTTTGGCGCGGCGAAGCGTGCGTGGCGCTTCCGGAGGATGTTATCATGA
- a CDS encoding ferredoxin family protein gives MSTAQPHVPDVSIEDRLYTVKYRDAGESHLGVKNPDVCVDCTTNECMQVCPAAVWTVEEDSDGVPSIAYENCLECGTCRFGCPYDNVEWEYPKTGGGVVFKQG, from the coding sequence ATGAGCACAGCACAACCACACGTCCCAGACGTGAGCATCGAAGACCGTCTCTACACGGTCAAGTACCGCGACGCCGGCGAGTCACACCTCGGCGTCAAGAACCCAGACGTCTGCGTCGACTGCACGACCAACGAGTGCATGCAAGTCTGTCCGGCCGCCGTCTGGACGGTCGAAGAAGACAGTGACGGCGTTCCATCCATCGCCTACGAGAACTGCCTCGAATGCGGGACATGCCGGTTCGGCTGCCCCTACGACAACGTCGAGTGGGAGTACCCGAAAACCGGTGGTGGGGTCGTGTTCAAACAGGGGTGA
- a CDS encoding M20/M25/M40 family metallo-hydrolase — protein MDLRDFVDTFLRFESVGRAEAPAQTWFKNRLHDFGFETYEWSANPRRLADHPSFPDDPDDIETINRPNVAGVFEFGDPDAGRTIVLNGHVDVVPADAELWSNQPFLPQWDDEAGTVTARGAADMKSGLAACVFAALDLKAAVESGDLDIDGRVVVECVVGEEEGGIGAAAAALDNPYPFERDAALVAEPTRLKPVVATEGTVMKRLHLTGRTAHAASRWRGVDVLPKFETIRQAFFDLETERSEHVSHPLYDYPIPWPICVGKVEAGSWASSVAGTLTAEWRLGVAPGETVAEVEQAFEDRLAAVVDDDEWLSEHPPTFERFSIQFEPAEIDVDEPVVEALRTTLRAHSLDDEPVGATYGADSRLYVEAGIPTVVFGPGNIDQAHFPDETIEWAEVETARDVIRETTAQFLQSK, from the coding sequence ATGGACCTACGCGACTTCGTCGACACGTTCCTCCGATTCGAGAGCGTCGGCCGTGCCGAAGCACCTGCGCAGACGTGGTTCAAGAACCGTCTGCACGACTTCGGCTTCGAGACGTACGAGTGGAGCGCGAACCCCCGCCGACTCGCCGACCATCCGTCGTTTCCGGACGACCCAGACGACATCGAGACCATCAACCGGCCGAACGTCGCCGGAGTCTTCGAGTTCGGGGACCCCGATGCGGGGCGGACTATCGTCCTCAACGGCCACGTAGACGTGGTTCCCGCCGATGCAGAGCTGTGGTCGAATCAACCGTTCCTCCCCCAGTGGGACGACGAGGCCGGAACGGTCACCGCCCGCGGCGCGGCCGACATGAAGTCGGGTCTCGCTGCCTGTGTCTTCGCAGCACTCGACCTGAAAGCGGCGGTCGAATCCGGTGACCTCGACATCGATGGGCGAGTCGTCGTCGAGTGCGTCGTCGGCGAAGAAGAAGGTGGCATCGGCGCGGCCGCCGCCGCGCTGGACAATCCGTACCCCTTCGAGCGAGACGCCGCGCTGGTGGCCGAACCGACGCGACTCAAGCCGGTGGTCGCCACCGAAGGGACGGTGATGAAACGACTCCACCTGACTGGCCGGACCGCACACGCAGCATCACGGTGGCGCGGTGTCGATGTGCTTCCGAAGTTCGAGACCATCAGACAGGCGTTCTTCGACCTCGAAACCGAGCGTTCCGAACACGTCTCGCACCCACTGTACGACTATCCGATTCCGTGGCCCATCTGCGTCGGCAAAGTGGAAGCGGGGTCGTGGGCGTCGAGCGTCGCCGGGACACTCACTGCAGAGTGGCGACTGGGCGTCGCTCCCGGCGAGACCGTCGCCGAGGTCGAACAGGCGTTCGAAGACCGACTGGCGGCCGTGGTCGACGACGACGAGTGGCTTTCGGAGCACCCGCCAACGTTCGAGCGATTCTCCATCCAGTTCGAACCCGCCGAGATAGACGTGGACGAACCGGTTGTCGAGGCACTTCGAACGACGCTCCGAGCGCACTCGCTCGACGACGAACCGGTCGGTGCGACCTACGGTGCGGACTCACGCCTCTACGTGGAAGCGGGGATCCCGACGGTCGTCTTTGGACCGGGGAACATCGACCAGGCACACTTCCCGGACGAGACCATCGAGTGGGCAGAAGTCGAGACGGCCCGTGACGTGATTCGGGAGACTACAGCGCAGTTCCTTCAGTCGAAGTAG